Proteins found in one Nostoc sp. NIES-3756 genomic segment:
- a CDS encoding cadmium resistance transporter codes for MNQLVTAFTESLVAFAATNIDDILILLLLFSQVDINFRRRHIWLGQFLGFVVIVLASLPGFFGGLFIQRELIGLLGILPLIIGIKQLIKPDHENTQIQAVTAEFKQSYPDNPVLSFILSILHPHTYKVAAVTVANGGDNISIYIPLFAGQSLLRLGVILGVFFLMVAIWCAIADLLSRQTAIAYILSLHGKNLVPFILIGLGLFIMYERGTFSFLLNMKL; via the coding sequence ATGAATCAGTTAGTAACGGCTTTTACTGAAAGTCTGGTTGCATTCGCAGCCACAAACATTGATGACATTCTTATTTTACTGTTACTTTTCTCACAAGTAGATATTAATTTCCGTCGTCGTCATATTTGGCTTGGTCAGTTTCTTGGTTTTGTAGTTATCGTCTTAGCCAGTCTCCCAGGATTTTTTGGTGGTTTATTTATACAGAGGGAATTAATAGGATTACTAGGAATATTACCGCTAATTATAGGTATTAAACAATTAATTAAACCGGATCATGAGAATACTCAAATACAAGCAGTAACTGCTGAGTTTAAACAATCTTATCCTGACAATCCTGTACTATCATTTATATTAAGTATTTTACATCCTCATACTTATAAAGTAGCTGCGGTTACAGTTGCTAATGGTGGCGACAACATTAGCATTTATATTCCTTTATTTGCTGGTCAAAGTCTGCTCAGATTAGGAGTAATTTTAGGCGTATTCTTTTTAATGGTGGCTATTTGGTGCGCCATTGCTGACTTGTTGAGTCGTCAAACTGCGATCGCTTATATTTTGAGTCTTCATGGTAAAAACCTCGTTCCCTTTATATTAATTGGTTTGGGCTTATTTATTATGTATGAAAGGGGTACATTCAGCTTTTTGCTCAACATGAAGTTGTGA
- a CDS encoding cadmium resistance transporter, with translation MNELFTAFGTGIVAFIATNIDDIFILLLFFSQVNANFRPWQIVAGQYLGFTALILLSLPGLFGGIVLPPRWIGLLGLIPIIIGISTLVNREGTTEESQLDITPSKPATLAEVLTPQAYGVAAITIANGSDNVSVYLPLFANSNLVDFFVIICSFMILLGIWCYIAYKLAYQKTMANILTRYGSQIIPFVLIGLGTFIILKSQSLSLIKLVGTYVCLVILLKKDNFTEEVEEELQK, from the coding sequence ATGAATGAATTATTCACTGCCTTTGGTACAGGAATAGTTGCGTTCATTGCCACAAATATTGATGATATATTCATTCTATTGTTGTTTTTTTCTCAAGTAAATGCCAACTTTCGTCCTTGGCAAATAGTAGCTGGTCAGTATTTAGGTTTTACAGCATTGATACTTCTTAGCCTTCCAGGACTTTTTGGAGGCATAGTTTTGCCACCGCGTTGGATTGGATTATTAGGTTTAATACCCATTATCATCGGTATTAGCACTTTAGTAAATCGAGAAGGAACTACAGAAGAATCTCAGCTAGATATAACACCATCCAAACCTGCGACACTTGCTGAAGTACTAACTCCTCAAGCTTACGGTGTAGCTGCTATAACTATTGCCAACGGCAGTGATAATGTGAGTGTATATTTGCCCTTATTTGCCAACAGTAATTTAGTAGATTTTTTTGTAATTATCTGTTCATTTATGATACTTTTAGGTATTTGGTGTTACATAGCATATAAGTTAGCTTACCAAAAAACTATGGCTAATATTCTAACGCGCTACGGTAGCCAGATTATACCCTTTGTCTTAATAGGATTAGGAACTTTTATTATTTTAAAAAGTCAATCCTTGAGCTTGATTAAATTAGTTGGTACTTATGTTTGCCTAGTCATTCTTTTAAAAAAAGATAATTTTACTGAAGAAGTTGAGGAAGAATTACAAAAATAA
- a CDS encoding HIT family protein: MMKIGESFSDFIKRNLFKIARSSYSAYFIGMAFEYLSFLMPLDKVYETNDNIAFKHAVPFWSIHFLVVPKRKVLAFKDLNLQCYQDIKLITEIFKSAKIVINQQSLFDCTILVNGGEYQDVPQIHFHLASGIQKDGTPMYREKFAFPSQDSDCRKLGQAIAYFHPYSVRAFHYIITAVDNTLSLFNLDLDNELHRATLLDVLRLCQKLIIDQSLTKYTVLANTVAEAPEPKLTFHLVAD, from the coding sequence ATGATGAAAATAGGAGAGAGTTTCTCAGACTTTATCAAGAGGAATTTATTTAAAATAGCTAGAAGTAGTTATTCTGCCTATTTTATTGGCATGGCATTTGAATACTTAAGTTTTCTGATGCCTCTAGATAAAGTTTATGAAACTAATGACAACATTGCTTTCAAGCATGCTGTTCCTTTTTGGTCGATCCACTTCCTTGTAGTTCCTAAACGTAAAGTTCTTGCTTTCAAAGATTTAAACTTGCAATGTTACCAGGATATAAAATTAATTACAGAAATTTTTAAATCAGCCAAGATAGTAATTAATCAACAGAGTTTATTTGACTGCACTATCTTAGTGAATGGTGGTGAATATCAAGACGTACCGCAAATACATTTTCATCTCGCAAGTGGTATTCAAAAAGATGGAACCCCTATGTATAGAGAAAAGTTTGCATTTCCTTCCCAGGATAGTGATTGTCGGAAATTAGGTCAGGCGATCGCTTACTTTCACCCATATTCTGTACGAGCATTTCATTATATTATTACGGCTGTAGATAATACACTTTCTCTATTTAACCTAGATTTAGATAATGAGTTACACCGAGCTACTTTATTAGATGTACTCCGTTTATGCCAAAAGCTCATAATTGACCAAAGTTTAACAAAGTATACAGTCTTAGCAAACACTGTCGCTGAAGCCCCTGAGCCTAAACTAACATTTCATTTGGTAGCCGATTAG
- a CDS encoding pentapeptide repeat-containing protein: MANSEHLALLQAGAVRWTEWRQTNPQIAPDLSTANLQENNLRGANLQGANLSRVDLSHALLVRANLSGADLSSANLHQAKLSDANLSAANFSVANLSQAVLMQADLSHVNLIGSDLSGAKLRGAILAEANLIGTDLSGADLREADLGEAKLIRSNLSFANLIAAHLIAADLSEANLYQVEIIGAYLYQANFYKANLHKAHLGSAYLFRANLTEADLRGADLSWANLGNANLGGANLSGANLRGAKLNGANLNGANFQDAIMPGLEVCK, encoded by the coding sequence ATGGCAAATTCAGAGCATCTAGCTTTATTACAAGCTGGTGCAGTGAGATGGACGGAGTGGAGACAAACAAATCCGCAAATTGCACCAGACCTCAGCACCGCTAACCTACAAGAAAATAATCTTAGGGGCGCAAATCTCCAAGGGGCTAACTTGAGTCGGGTAGATTTAAGTCATGCTTTGCTTGTACGTGCGAACCTTAGTGGTGCTGACTTAAGTAGTGCGAATCTACATCAAGCTAAACTTAGTGATGCTAACCTGAGTGCAGCTAATTTTAGTGTGGCTAACTTGAGCCAAGCTGTGCTGATGCAGGCAGATTTGAGCCACGTTAATCTGATTGGTTCTGATTTGAGTGGGGCAAAACTCAGAGGCGCTATTTTGGCAGAGGCTAACTTGATTGGTACTGATTTAAGCGGTGCTGATTTGAGAGAAGCTGATTTAGGTGAAGCAAAACTCATTCGTTCTAATCTTAGTTTTGCCAACCTCATCGCCGCACATTTGATTGCGGCTGATTTAAGCGAGGCGAATTTATACCAAGTGGAAATCATAGGCGCTTACCTCTACCAAGCCAACTTCTACAAAGCCAATTTACACAAAGCGCATTTAGGTAGTGCATATCTATTTCGAGCTAATTTAACCGAAGCTGACTTGAGAGGCGCTGACCTATCATGGGCGAACCTTGGTAACGCTAATTTAGGTGGGGCTAATTTGAGTGGCGCTAACCTCAGAGGTGCTAAATTAAACGGTGCTAACCTCAATGGAGCTAATTTTCAAGATGCGATTATGCCCGGTTTAGAAGTGTGCAAATGA
- a CDS encoding HAD family hydrolase: MLRLITDFDGPIMDVSERYYQVYLFCLEKTKRPGQAVRQLSKAEFWQMKRSHLPERDIAFRSGLDEAQAQEFSQLRRKTVHTEPYFQYDKPIPGALDVLAKVQQAGIDLVVMTMRRVWELDYAFERYDFGKFFPENRCYCLSNDYIKTRDIDDKPLLMKRALAELPSAADTWMVGDTEADITAAKKHGIKVIAVESGIRDRTQLKLYQPDLIVQNLSAAVDIIFQSKTSVPVSSVAIR; the protein is encoded by the coding sequence ATGCTGAGACTGATTACTGACTTTGACGGGCCGATTATGGATGTTTCAGAAAGGTACTACCAGGTGTACCTATTCTGCTTAGAAAAAACCAAACGTCCAGGGCAGGCAGTACGGCAACTATCTAAAGCAGAATTTTGGCAAATGAAGCGATCTCACCTCCCTGAAAGAGACATTGCCTTCCGTTCTGGTTTAGATGAAGCTCAAGCACAAGAATTTTCCCAATTGCGGCGTAAAACAGTACATACCGAACCTTACTTCCAGTACGACAAACCCATCCCCGGCGCTTTGGATGTGTTGGCAAAGGTGCAACAAGCTGGAATTGATTTAGTTGTGATGACGATGCGCCGCGTTTGGGAGCTAGACTATGCTTTTGAACGGTATGATTTCGGGAAATTTTTTCCCGAAAATCGTTGTTATTGTCTCAGCAACGACTACATAAAAACCCGCGATATTGACGATAAACCTTTGCTAATGAAGAGGGCATTGGCTGAGTTACCATCCGCAGCCGATACTTGGATGGTAGGAGATACTGAAGCGGATATTACGGCAGCGAAAAAACATGGTATTAAAGTGATTGCTGTCGAATCTGGTATCCGCGATCGCACTCAACTAAAACTATATCAACCAGATTTAATTGTGCAGAACTTGAGTGCAGCTGTAGATATCATTTTCCAATCAAAAACATCTGTGCCTGTATCATCTGTTGCTATAAGATAG
- a CDS encoding CPP1-like family protein: MSDQSPYEKLGVSEDASFDEIQDARNRLFEKYSGDSKSVEIIEAAYDAILMDRLRMRQEGKIKVPERIRFPELRVPSPPKENIKPREQSPAWLQKILDQPSGTDVLLPGAWFLGLSAISVFYPAAGDQVLQLTLVFGVVVSIFFLNRKEGRFGRAVLFTLVGLIIGLISGGLIASLLLPQIPAFQLSANQFSTVITFILLWLVSSFLR, encoded by the coding sequence ATGAGCGATCAAAGTCCCTACGAAAAACTTGGGGTATCGGAAGATGCTAGCTTTGATGAAATTCAGGACGCTCGCAATCGCCTATTTGAAAAATACAGTGGCGATAGCAAGAGTGTAGAAATCATTGAAGCTGCTTACGATGCAATATTAATGGATCGTTTAAGGATGCGCCAAGAAGGTAAAATCAAGGTTCCTGAACGTATCCGCTTTCCAGAATTGAGAGTCCCATCGCCTCCTAAAGAAAACATCAAGCCTCGTGAGCAGTCTCCTGCATGGCTGCAAAAAATCTTGGATCAGCCTTCAGGGACAGATGTGCTTTTACCAGGGGCTTGGTTTTTGGGTTTGAGCGCTATTAGCGTTTTTTACCCAGCAGCAGGCGATCAGGTTTTGCAATTGACGTTGGTATTTGGGGTAGTAGTTAGTATTTTCTTTCTGAATCGTAAAGAAGGTAGATTTGGTCGAGCAGTTTTGTTCACTCTGGTAGGTCTAATCATCGGGCTAATTAGCGGTGGATTAATCGCCAGCTTGCTCTTACCGCAAATACCCGCTTTCCAACTGTCAGCAAACCAGTTCTCGACAGTAATAACTTTTATATTATTGTGGTTGGTTAGCAGTTTTTTGCGTTAA
- a CDS encoding response regulator transcription factor: protein MAPAKILVVDDDPAVRNLIQRFLIKQNYQVEAAEDGKTALSLFEQFNPDLVILDVNLPDVIGFNLCQEMQSRNGVFVLMLTSRADEADKIRGFAKGADDYLTKPFGLGELEVRVGAILRRQRVINPAEQKRLSFEKLMIDPVRREVTLNSQPVPLTALEFDLLHFLASHPGRVWRRAELIQEVWDYEYVGDQRVVDVHIGQIRKKIEIDASQPALIQTVRGVGYKFECPSQVEANA from the coding sequence ATGGCTCCTGCCAAGATTCTTGTAGTTGATGACGACCCTGCGGTTCGGAATTTAATCCAACGCTTTTTAATAAAACAAAACTATCAGGTAGAGGCTGCCGAAGACGGAAAGACAGCCTTGTCTCTATTCGAGCAATTTAACCCAGATTTGGTAATTTTGGATGTCAACTTACCAGATGTAATTGGGTTTAACCTCTGCCAAGAAATGCAAAGCCGTAATGGTGTTTTTGTTCTGATGCTGACTAGCCGTGCAGATGAAGCTGACAAGATTCGCGGCTTTGCTAAAGGTGCTGATGACTATCTCACCAAACCCTTCGGTCTGGGAGAATTAGAAGTCAGAGTCGGAGCAATTTTAAGAAGACAGCGCGTTATCAATCCCGCAGAACAAAAACGCTTATCGTTTGAAAAACTGATGATTGATCCTGTACGGCGTGAGGTGACATTGAATAGCCAACCCGTACCCTTAACTGCCTTAGAATTTGACCTGTTACATTTCTTAGCTAGTCATCCTGGTCGAGTATGGCGACGAGCCGAACTAATTCAGGAGGTATGGGATTATGAATATGTTGGCGACCAACGAGTCGTAGATGTACATATCGGTCAAATTCGCAAAAAAATTGAAATAGATGCTAGCCAACCAGCGTTAATTCAAACTGTGCGAGGTGTAGGTTATAAATTTGAATGCCCTAGTCAAGTAGAAGCTAATGCTTGA
- a CDS encoding DUF2811 domain-containing protein, with protein MNSTVSIFTEIPETLHESLKNYLETHPDWDQNRVLTAALSLFLLQNGDSDRRAARVYLETLFHHC; from the coding sequence ATGAACTCAACAGTCAGTATTTTTACTGAAATACCTGAAACTCTGCACGAATCACTGAAAAATTACTTAGAAACACATCCCGATTGGGATCAAAATCGTGTATTGACCGCAGCATTATCATTATTTTTACTGCAAAACGGAGATAGCGATCGCCGCGCAGCTCGTGTGTACTTAGAAACTTTATTTCACCACTGCTAA
- a CDS encoding MFS transporter: MKLTLPSQLVTWLSPIHPQIWVLAIARFLSEVGSGFTAFYAPIFFVNQVGLSATSVGVGLASAATSGFLGRILGGTLTDTAGWGRRRTLLLAMAISAMGSLVLATTSNFATLVIGSLIYGLGIGVYWPATEAIIADNSQVENRREAFALTRLADHLGLAIGLVLAGVLVTIAENYRWLFVIDAISFTVFFAVAYLAITEPDSNQTQPEQKPQQLTAWFGALSDRRFLIYIAVNIFFTIYISQIHSILPLYFKNSFQVGETMQGFHESTISTLFACHLVIAILLQMPVTSILKRFSHTLALTISAVLWAVGFSLVWIASTTSSYQLIWATLALSIFAIANVSYTPSAASLVTDLAPESQRGVYFSINSLCWAAGSFIGSPLGGWALDQPQTIAQNLWLGFVFSVAIAITILQFLSRILGSRE; encoded by the coding sequence ATGAAACTTACCCTGCCATCCCAGTTAGTAACATGGTTATCTCCGATACATCCCCAAATTTGGGTTTTGGCGATCGCCCGATTCCTGTCAGAAGTTGGGTCAGGTTTTACAGCATTTTACGCCCCCATCTTCTTCGTTAACCAAGTGGGTTTATCTGCCACGTCTGTAGGTGTTGGTTTGGCAAGCGCCGCCACTTCCGGTTTTTTGGGGAGGATTTTGGGTGGTACTCTCACTGATACTGCGGGTTGGGGTCGTCGTCGTACCTTGTTGCTAGCAATGGCAATCTCGGCAATGGGGTCTTTAGTTTTAGCGACTACTAGTAATTTTGCTACTTTGGTGATTGGTAGTTTAATTTATGGTTTAGGTATAGGCGTTTATTGGCCAGCCACAGAGGCGATAATTGCCGACAATAGCCAAGTAGAAAATCGTCGAGAGGCTTTTGCACTGACTCGACTAGCTGATCATCTAGGATTAGCCATAGGTTTAGTATTAGCAGGGGTATTAGTCACAATTGCCGAAAATTATCGTTGGCTTTTTGTTATTGATGCGATTTCTTTTACCGTGTTTTTTGCTGTGGCTTATTTAGCAATCACGGAACCAGACTCAAACCAAACTCAGCCAGAACAAAAACCACAACAGCTTACTGCTTGGTTTGGGGCATTAAGCGATCGCCGTTTTCTCATTTACATTGCAGTCAATATCTTCTTCACCATTTATATATCTCAAATACATAGTATTCTCCCCCTCTACTTCAAAAACTCTTTCCAAGTGGGAGAAACTATGCAAGGCTTTCATGAAAGCACAATCAGCACCTTGTTTGCTTGCCATCTTGTCATAGCAATTCTTTTGCAGATGCCCGTTACCAGTATTCTTAAACGCTTTTCCCATACCTTAGCGCTGACAATTTCTGCTGTACTTTGGGCAGTTGGCTTTAGCCTAGTTTGGATTGCCAGCACTACCTCATCCTATCAGTTGATTTGGGCAACATTAGCCCTGAGCATATTCGCCATAGCAAACGTTTCTTACACCCCCTCTGCTGCCTCCCTAGTCACCGATTTAGCCCCAGAATCCCAACGCGGCGTGTACTTTTCCATTAACTCCCTTTGCTGGGCTGCTGGTTCATTTATCGGTTCCCCCTTAGGAGGCTGGGCATTAGATCAACCCCAAACCATCGCCCAAAATCTCTGGTTAGGCTTCGTCTTCAGCGTAGCGATCGCCATTACTATCTTGCAATTCCTTAGTCGGATTTTAGGGAGTAGGGAGTAG
- the hisIE gene encoding bifunctional phosphoribosyl-AMP cyclohydrolase/phosphoribosyl-ATP diphosphatase HisIE — MSFTDSLTLQNVIPVEKIRYDERGLVPAIVQDYLDGTVLMMAWMNRESLQKTLDTGETWFWSRSRQELWHKGGTSGHTQKVQSIRYDCDSDALLISVEQVGDIACHTGERSCFHQVEGKIVSPPGDTLSQVFQVICDRRDNPVETSYTCKLLAGGDNKILKKIGEESAEVVMAFKDDDPQAIAGEVADLLYHTLVALAHHQVDLKDVYRKLQERRR, encoded by the coding sequence ATGTCTTTCACAGATTCACTCACACTGCAAAATGTTATCCCCGTGGAAAAAATTCGCTACGATGAACGGGGTCTAGTGCCAGCCATTGTGCAAGACTACTTGGATGGTACAGTCTTGATGATGGCGTGGATGAATCGAGAATCATTGCAAAAGACTTTGGATACAGGCGAAACGTGGTTTTGGAGTCGTTCCCGACAAGAGTTATGGCATAAAGGCGGGACTTCGGGACACACCCAAAAAGTACAAAGTATTCGTTACGACTGTGATAGTGATGCACTGCTGATTAGTGTAGAGCAAGTTGGTGATATTGCTTGCCACACCGGAGAACGCAGTTGTTTCCATCAAGTAGAAGGAAAAATAGTTTCCCCTCCTGGGGACACTTTATCTCAGGTATTCCAGGTAATTTGCGATCGCCGTGACAACCCTGTAGAAACTTCCTATACCTGCAAGTTATTAGCAGGCGGTGATAACAAGATTTTGAAGAAAATCGGCGAAGAATCGGCTGAGGTGGTAATGGCATTTAAGGATGATGACCCACAAGCGATCGCTGGCGAAGTAGCAGATTTGTTGTATCACACTTTGGTTGCTTTAGCTCACCATCAGGTGGATTTGAAGGATGTTTATCGGAAGTTGCAAGAAAGGAGAAGATGA
- a CDS encoding ChaB family protein, translating into MLYKSNEDLPLEIRAQLPDEHLDLYRAAFNSAIHWYGNVSKAHHVAMSAVRMQSAMGRTAVLQG; encoded by the coding sequence ATGTTATACAAGTCCAACGAAGACTTGCCTTTAGAAATCCGCGCTCAACTGCCAGATGAGCATTTAGACTTATACCGAGCCGCCTTTAACTCGGCTATACACTGGTATGGTAACGTATCAAAAGCCCACCATGTCGCTATGAGTGCGGTAAGAATGCAATCGGCAATGGGCAGAACTGCGGTTTTACAAGGATGA
- the hemL gene encoding glutamate-1-semialdehyde 2,1-aminomutase: protein MVNTTIKTTKSQEIFAAAQNLMPGGVSSPVRAFKSVGGQPIVFDRVKGAYIWDVDGNQYIDYVGTWGPAICGHAHPEVISALHEALEKGTSFGAPSYLENVLAEMVIAAVPSIEMVRFVNSGTEACMAVLRLMRAFTGREKIIKFEGCYHGHADMFLVKAGSGVATLGLPDSPGVPKSATSSTLTAPYNDLEAVKALFEENRDQIAGVILEPVVGNAGFITPDAGFLEGLRELTHEHGALLVFDEVMTGFRIAYGGAQEKFGITPDLTTLGKVIGGGLPVGAYGGRRDIMSMIAPAGPVYQAGTLSGNPLAMTAGIKTLELLQKPGAYDYLERITKKLADGLLQVAQETGHAACGGNISAMFGLFFTSGPVHNYEDAKKSDAAKFGRFHRGMLERGVYLAPSQFEAGFTSLAHTDEDIDQTIAIAREVLSSL, encoded by the coding sequence TTGGTAAATACCACTATTAAAACCACCAAATCACAAGAAATTTTTGCTGCTGCTCAAAATCTCATGCCGGGTGGCGTTAGTTCTCCAGTACGCGCTTTTAAATCTGTAGGCGGTCAACCCATCGTATTTGACCGTGTAAAAGGTGCATACATTTGGGATGTTGATGGCAACCAATACATTGATTACGTGGGAACATGGGGGCCTGCTATTTGCGGTCATGCTCATCCAGAAGTAATCAGTGCTTTGCATGAAGCTTTAGAAAAAGGTACTAGTTTCGGTGCGCCTTCATATTTAGAAAATGTGTTGGCGGAAATGGTGATTGCTGCTGTTCCTAGCATCGAAATGGTACGATTTGTCAACTCAGGAACAGAAGCTTGTATGGCCGTATTGCGGTTGATGCGGGCTTTCACTGGCCGGGAGAAAATTATCAAGTTTGAAGGCTGTTACCACGGACACGCTGATATGTTCTTGGTGAAAGCTGGCTCTGGTGTAGCTACACTAGGTTTACCCGATTCCCCTGGTGTACCAAAGTCTGCAACTAGCAGTACCCTTACAGCCCCATACAATGACTTAGAGGCTGTTAAGGCTTTATTTGAGGAAAACCGTGATCAAATTGCTGGTGTCATTTTGGAGCCAGTTGTAGGTAATGCTGGGTTTATCACCCCTGATGCTGGCTTTTTAGAAGGCTTACGAGAATTGACTCACGAGCATGGTGCTTTACTCGTGTTTGATGAAGTGATGACTGGTTTCCGCATTGCTTACGGTGGCGCTCAAGAAAAGTTTGGCATTACACCTGACTTGACAACTCTGGGTAAAGTTATCGGTGGTGGCTTGCCTGTGGGGGCTTATGGCGGTCGTCGAGATATCATGTCCATGATTGCACCAGCCGGGCCTGTGTACCAAGCTGGAACCCTCTCTGGTAATCCTCTAGCAATGACAGCCGGGATTAAAACTCTAGAGTTATTGCAAAAGCCTGGTGCTTATGACTATCTAGAGCGGATTACTAAGAAGTTAGCGGATGGTTTACTGCAAGTAGCGCAAGAAACTGGTCATGCTGCTTGTGGTGGTAACATCAGTGCCATGTTTGGCTTATTCTTCACCTCTGGCCCTGTACATAACTATGAAGATGCCAAAAAATCTGATGCCGCTAAGTTTGGGCGTTTCCATCGCGGGATGTTAGAGCGTGGTGTTTACTTAGCTCCTTCTCAATTTGAGGCTGGGTTTACATCTTTGGCTCACACTGACGAAGATATTGACCAAACGATCGCGATCGCTCGTGAGGTTCTGTCTAGTCTGTAA
- a CDS encoding metallothionein has product MTTVTQMKCACDTCLCIVSTDDAINKDGKYYCSEGCAEGHVTIKGCQHKGCGC; this is encoded by the coding sequence ATGACAACAGTAACTCAAATGAAATGTGCTTGTGATACTTGTTTATGTATCGTTTCTACAGACGATGCTATTAACAAAGATGGTAAATATTATTGCTCTGAAGGCTGTGCTGAAGGTCACGTAACTATTAAAGGCTGTCAGCATAAAGGTTGTGGCTGCTGA
- a CDS encoding serine/threonine-protein kinase, whose amino-acid sequence MSYCLNPTCPNPENIAFSQRCAACGSQLLLRDRYRVMKLLGQGGFGATFLAHDQILPGEPSCVIKQLRPSGTSLQVLQMARELFEREAKTLGRIGNHPQIPRLLDFFEEQEQFYLVQEYISGSTLQQEVKLNGTFGETGVKQFLSETLPLLQYIHEHKVIHRDIKPANLIRRSQDARMVLIDFGAVKNQVTQVAANQSANTALTAYAIGTPGFAPPEQMAMRPVYASDIYALGVTCIYLLTGKTPKDLEYNPTTGEVMWEHLVHVSDHLIGVLRKMLEVSVRSRYQTAKDVLKALEIEPYLESLAQGLLVKSDKEPTFNRPEDSALLTSHPSVGATGVAQVAAAIRARRAKDAAVKSSLSNSHSHTHAAPTSQSKVIRRLDSQTLIKAYQKGRRDFALHNLNLLNLQGVDLSETNFHSAQLQNANLQGANLHNTDFGKASLTRANLRDTNLSKAYFNQADLEGADLRGADLSHAYLSNANLRGANLCGANLTGAKITDEQIALAKTNWMTIRPNGKRGLL is encoded by the coding sequence ATGAGCTACTGCTTAAATCCTACCTGTCCAAATCCAGAAAACATAGCATTTAGCCAAAGGTGTGCTGCTTGCGGCTCACAGTTGCTGTTGCGCGATCGCTATCGAGTGATGAAACTACTTGGGCAAGGAGGTTTCGGTGCAACTTTTCTAGCCCACGATCAAATTTTGCCAGGGGAACCAAGCTGTGTCATCAAACAACTGCGTCCTTCAGGAACTTCACTACAAGTTTTGCAGATGGCGCGAGAATTGTTTGAGAGGGAAGCTAAAACACTAGGTAGAATTGGCAATCATCCTCAAATACCAAGACTCTTAGACTTCTTTGAGGAACAAGAACAGTTCTACTTAGTTCAGGAATATATTAGCGGTTCCACGCTCCAGCAGGAAGTGAAACTTAACGGTACTTTTGGCGAAACAGGGGTCAAACAATTTTTAAGTGAAACTCTACCGTTGCTGCAATATATCCACGAACACAAAGTAATTCATCGTGATATCAAGCCAGCCAACTTAATCCGCCGTTCTCAAGATGCAAGAATGGTACTGATTGACTTTGGCGCAGTCAAAAACCAAGTTACCCAAGTCGCCGCTAACCAATCAGCAAATACAGCATTAACGGCTTATGCAATTGGTACTCCTGGTTTTGCACCACCAGAACAAATGGCTATGCGCCCAGTGTACGCCAGTGATATTTACGCATTGGGCGTTACTTGTATTTATCTCCTCACTGGAAAAACACCCAAAGACCTAGAATATAATCCCACAACTGGCGAAGTCATGTGGGAACATTTGGTACATGTAAGTGACCACTTAATTGGTGTGCTGCGGAAAATGTTAGAAGTCTCAGTCCGCAGTCGCTACCAGACAGCAAAAGATGTATTGAAAGCCTTAGAAATTGAGCCATATTTGGAAAGTTTAGCTCAGGGTTTGCTAGTTAAATCAGATAAAGAGCCGACATTTAACCGTCCAGAAGATTCTGCGCTTCTAACTAGCCACCCTTCTGTGGGTGCTACAGGTGTAGCACAGGTAGCAGCAGCCATCCGTGCTAGAAGAGCTAAAGATGCAGCAGTAAAATCATCATTATCTAATAGTCACAGTCATACCCATGCTGCGCCCACTTCACAATCTAAGGTTATACGTAGGTTAGATAGTCAAACTTTAATTAAAGCCTATCAGAAAGGAAGACGAGATTTTGCCCTGCACAATTTAAACCTGCTTAACCTCCAAGGTGTTGATTTATCAGAAACCAATTTCCATTCTGCTCAACTACAAAATGCAAATCTCCAAGGTGCTAATCTTCATAACACTGATTTTGGCAAAGCAAGTTTGACACGTGCCAATCTTCGAGACACTAATTTAAGTAAAGCTTATTTCAATCAAGCGGATTTAGAAGGCGCAGACCTACGTGGAGCAGACCTCAGTCATGCTTATCTCAGTAATGCTAATCTCCGGGGAGCTAACTTGTGTGGTGCTAATCTCACGGGTGCAAAAATTACTGATGAGCAAATAGCATTAGCCAAAACTAACTGGATGACGATACGTCCTAATGGAAAAAGAGGTTTATTATAA